In the Streptomyces sp. SJL17-4 genome, CCCCAGGCCGCGCCTCACGGGCCCGGCACCCCACGGCGGGCCCCCGATTCCCCTCGGGAGGAACAGAAGTGAGGACCATGCGCACCACCCCCACGAGAACCGTCCGGCTGCTCGCCGTCGCGGCGGGCCTCGCCGCCGCCGCGGCGCTCGCCGCCCCCACCGCGAGCGCCGGCACCGCCGACACCGCACAGAGCCCCCGCACCTTCGACGCCGCCGCCCTCTCGGCGACCGGTGACGCCGTACTCGCCGCCGACGTGGCCGGCACCGCCTGGCACGTCGACACCGCCACCGGCAAGCTGGTCGTCACCGCCGACTCCACCGTCTCCCCGGCCGAGATCGCGAAGATCAAGCGGCAGGCCGGCGCGAACGCGGACGCCATCCGGGTCGAACGCACCCCCGGAAAGTTCAGCAAGCTGATATCCGGCGGCGACGCGATCTACGCCACCAGCTGGCGCTGCTCGCTCGGCTTCAACGTCAAGGACAGCGCGGGGAACTTCTACTTCCTCACCGCCGGTCACTGCACCGACGGCGCGGGCAGCTGGTACTCCAACTCCTCCCGGACCACCGTCCTCGGCAGTACGTCGGGGTCGAGCTTCCCCACCAACGACTACGGCATCGTCCGCTACACCAACAGCAACGTCACCAAGTCCGGCACCGTCGGCAACGTGGACATCACCAGCGCCGCCAACGCGACGGTCGGCATGTCGGTCACCCGCCGGGGTTCCACCACGGGCACCCACAGCGGCTCGGTCACCGGTCTCAACGCCACCGTGAACTACGGCGGCGGGGACATCGTCTACGGCATGATCCGCACGAACGTCTGCGCCGAGCCCGGCGACTCCGGCGGCCCGCTCTACTCCGGCAGCCGCGCGATCGGCCTCACCTCGGGCGGCAGCGGCAACTGCTCCTCGGGTGGGACGACCTTCTTCCAGCCCGTGACGGAGGCGCTGAGCGCGTACGGGGTCAGCGTCTTCTAGGCGGCCTCGGGACGCACGTACCGGAGTCCCTTTGCGAATGGGTTCACAAAGGGACTTCCGGCCCCTCCCCGCAGGCCCTTTTCCGGCCGCGGGCGGACTTCAGCCGCAGCGGTTCGGGGGCTCAGAGGGTCCGCGCGCCGCTCGCGGTCTCGACTTCCTCCGCGATCGGCTCCGACTCGGGCTTGCGCTTCAGGGAGGACATGACCAGGGTGACGACCACGCCGACGACCGCCCAGGCCGAGAGGACCAGCATCGAGCCCGTCATGTCGTTGCCCTTGAAGTAGGCGATCGAGCGCGCCGCCCAGGTGCCGGCGCCCGGGGGCAGGGCGGGGCCGATCGCGTTCCAGAACGGGGGCAGCATCGGCAGCGGGAAGGCGCCTCCCGCGCTGGGGTTGCCCGCGACCACGATGAGCAGGATCGCCAGGCCGATGCCGACGATCCCGAAGACCGCCTGCAGGGCGAGGGTGGCGGCGCCGACGGCGAAGACGACCAGCGTCCCGAGCCCCCACAGGGCGGCGACGCTGCCGGGCAGGGCGCCCAGGACCGGGCCGACGATGACCGCGCCGCCGAGCCCGCCGAGGACCGAGTAGATCGCGAGGACCCCGAGGCGGATGATCGCGCGTTCCCGGTTCGCGGGCCGGGAGCCCGCGCTGATCGCCAGGATCGCGGCGCAGATGTAGCCGCCGACGCACCAGCCGACGACGAGGTAGAAGGCCGAGAGCCCGTCGAAGTCCTCCGCGGACGCGGGGGCCACGTCGACGGTCCGTACGGTGCGCTGCTGGGTCCCCTCCACCCGGGTGAGGATCGTCTCCAGGGCCGAGGAGAGCACGGTGCCGCCGCCGGAGGCCACGAGCAGGGTGTCGGTGCGGCCGGTGGGGTCGACGACCAGGGCGCCGTCGATGTCCCGGTTCAGGATCTGGTTCCGTGCCGTGGCCTCGTCGGCGACCGTACGGGGGTCGAGCGGGGCGCCGGGGAGCTGGTCCAGCTGCCCGACGAGCTGTGCGGAGACCTGTTGCGGCGCGACGACGCCGAAGGGGACGTCCCTCGGCTTGGGGTGGTGCAGGGCCCCGACGTACGAGGTGATGAACAGCAGCTGGAGGGCGAAGACGCCGACGACCAGGAGGGCGGCTCGGGGGGTGACGGCGCTTTTCAGTTCGTCGACGAGGCTCATGCCCCCACGCTCCGGGGCAGGGGGTGTTTCTGCAGGTGGGATGCGCCCGAATGGTTGACCGGAGGACGACCCGGCACGCTTATCGTACGGACGTTCGAAATGGGTTAAGGTGAAGAACGAGGGGGTGGGAACGTACGTACGATTTCGATGCGGGAGCCGGGAGGTGCGCCATGCCGGGGTTCACGCATCTGCACACCACGTCGGGCTACTCCCTGCGCTACGGCGCCTCCCACCCCGAGCGACTCGCCGCGCGTGCCGCCGAGCGCGGCATGGACGCGCTCGCCCTGACCGACCGCGACACCCTCGCGGGCACGATCCGCTTCGCGAAGGCCTGCGCGAAGGCAGGGATCCGCCCCCTGTTCGGCGTGGACCTCGCCTACGAGCCGACAGCGCCCGGACCGGGGCCGGGACGGTCCGGACCGGGGGAGGGGAAGGCGCGGGCGTCCGCGTCCGGCGGCACGCGGGACCTCGGGCGGGTGTCCGACGGCGGCCCGCAGGACATCCGAACGGCGCCCGGCAACGCGCAGGACACCCGAAGGGTGCCCGACCGCGGCCCGCAGGACATCCGGCGAGTGCCCATCCGCGGCGGCGCCTTCGTCGACGAGTCCGCGCCCCGCGCCCTCTTCCTCGCCCGCTCCCGCACCGGCTGGGCCTCGCTCTGCGCGATGATCACCGCCGCCCACGCCGGAGGCGGGGAGCGGCCCCTGCTGCCCTGGTCCGCCCTGTGCGACGACGACGTCTTCGTCCTCCTCGGCCCCGACTCCGACGTCGGACGGGCCCTCGCCGCCGGCCGCCCCGACCGGGCCGTCCGTCTGCTCGCGCCCTGGCGCGAGCGGTACGGCGACGCGCTGCGCCTCGCGGCCGTCGACCACGGGCGCTCCGGCACCGGACCCGGCTCCCTGCGGCTCGCCGCCCGTACCGTCGGCTTCGCCGCCGAGCAGGGCGTCCGGCCGGTCCTCAGCAACGCCGTCCGGTACGCCGACCCCGGCCAGGGCCCGGTCGCCGACGTCCTCGACTCCGCCCGCCGCCTCGTCCCCGTCGACCCCCGCAAGGAGCTCGACAGCGGCCAGGCCTGGCTCAAGGGGACCGACGGCCCCGACGGCATGCTCGCCGCCGCCGAACGGATCGTCGAGGCCGCCGGCTTCCGTCGGGACACCGCCCACCGGCTCCTCGAACAGACCGCGACGGTCGCCGCCGCCTGCCTGGTCGACCCCGAGGACGACCTCGGCATCGGCTCCGCGCACTTCCCCGAACCGCACCTCGTCGGCGCCGAGCACCGCACCGCCCAGCGCGTCCTCACCTCCCGCGCCGCCGCCGGCATGATCCTCAAGGGGTACGAGAAACGGGGCGCCTACTGGGACCGGATGCACCGCGAGCTGGACGTCATCGCCCACCACCGCTTCGCCCCCTACTTCCTGACGGTCGCCCAGGTCGTCGACGACGTACGGCAGATGGGCATCCGGGTCGCCGCCCGGGGCTCCGGTGCCGGCTCCCTCGTCAACCACCTCCTCGGCATCGCCCACGCCGACCCGGTCGAGCACGGCCTCCTGATGGAACGCTTCCTCTCCAAGCGCCGCACCGCCCTGCCCGACATCGACATCGACGTGGAGTCCGCCCGCCGTCTGGAGGTCTACCGGGCGATCATCGACCGCTTCGGCACCGCACGCGTCGCCACCGTCTCCATGCCCGAGACCTACCGGGTCCGCCACGCGGTACGGGACGTGGGCGCGGCCCTCTCCCTGGACCCGGCCGAGATCGACCGGATCGCCAAGGCCTTCCCGCACATCCGCGCCCGTGACGCCCTCGCCGCCCTCGACGAACTGCCCGAACTGCGCGAACTCGCGGAGGAGTCGCGACGGGAAGGAGGGAAGTACGGCAGGCTCTGGGAGCTGGTCGAAGCCCTCGACGCGCTCCCGCGCGGCACCGCCATGCACCCCTGCGGCGTCCTCCTCTCGGACGCCTCGCTGCTCGCCCGTACCCCCGTGGTGCCCACCAGCGGCGAGGGCTTCCCCATGTCCCAGTTCGACAAGGAGGACGTGGAGGACCTCGGGCTGCTCAAGCTCGACGTCCTCGGCGTGCGGATGCAGTCCGCGATGGCCCACGCCGTCGCCGAGGTCGAGCGGGCCACCGGCAACCGCCCGGACATCGACGCCGTCCCGGAGGGCGACCCCGAGACGTACCGGCTCATCCGCTCCACCGAGACCCTCGGCTGCTTCCAGATCGAGTCGCCGGGCCAGCGCGACCTGGTCGGCCGGCTCCAGCCCGCCACCTTCCACGACCTCGTCGTCGACATCTCGCTCTTCCGGCCGGGCCCGGTCGCCGCCGACATGGTCCGCCCCTTCATCGAGGCCCGGCACGGCCGCGCGCCCGTCCGCTACCCGCACCCCGACCTGGAGGAGACGCTGCGGGAGACGTACGGCGTGGTCGTCTTCCACGAGCAGATCATCGAGATCGTACGGATCATGACCGGCTGCGGCCGCGACGAGGCCGACCAGGTACGGCGCGGGCTCTCGGACCCGGAGTCGCAGGGCCGGATCAAGCTCTGGTTCGCCCGGCAGGCCTCGGCGCGCGGATACGCGGACGAGGTCGTCGCCCGTACCTGGGAGATCGTGGCCGCCTTCGGCTCGTACGGCTTCTGCAAGGCGCACGCGGTGGCCTTCGCCGTACCGACGTACCAGTCCGCCTGGCTCAAGGCGCACCACCCGGCCGCCTTCTACGCCGGGCTGCTCACCCACGACCCCGGCATGTACCCCAAGCGGCTGCTGCTCGCGGACGCGCGACGGCGGGGGGTGCCGGTGCTGCCGCTGGATGTGAACCGGTCGGCGGTCGCCCACCGTATCGAACTGGTGTCTGAATCATCGGATTCCCCGCCCGCGACCCGGTGGGGGCTCCGGCTGGGCCTCACCGACGTCCATGGCATCAGCGAGGCCGAGAGCGCACGGATCGAGGCCGGGCAGCCGTACGCCTCCCTCCTCGACTTCTGGGAGCGGGCCCGCCCCCGCACCCCCGTCGCCGAACGGCTCGCCCAGGTCGGCGCGTTGGACGCCTTCGGCGCCAACCGCCGCGACCTCCTCCTGCACCTCACCGAACTCCGGCGCATCCAGCGCGGAGCCGCCTCGCACGGCGGTCAACTCCCGCTCGCCCAGGGCGGGAAGACCGCCCCGATCGGCCTGCCCGACCTCGACGAGACGGAACGCCTCAGCGCCGAGCTCGGCATCCTCGGCATGGACGCCTCCCGGCACCTCATGGGCGACCACCACGCCTTCCTCCGCGAACTCGGCGTCGTCTCCGCCCAGCGCCTCCGCGAGACCCCGCACGGCAGGACCGTCCTCGTCGCGGGCGCCAAGGCCGCCACCCAGACCCCGCCGATCCGCTCCGGCAAGCGCGTCATCTTCACCACCCTCGACGACGGCACCGGTCTGGTCGACCTCGCCTTCTTCGACGACGCCCACGAGCGCTGCGCCCACACCGTCTTCCACTCCTGGCTGCTGCTGGTCCGGGGAGTGGTGCAGCGGCGCGGTCCGCGCAGCGTCAGCGTGGTCGGCGCCGCGGCCTGGAACCTCGCCGAACTCGTCGAACTCCGGGCGTCCGGCGGCCTGGACGCGGTGGGAGACCTGCTCGCCGAACCCGACCCGGCCGCCCCGGCGGTTCTGGCCGGCGGGAACGGTGACTCCGGCCGCCGCATCACGATGTCCACCGGGTACGAGATGAACCCCTGGGCCGACCTCGAGCCGGCGGGCGAAGGGGCTCCGAACGGACGGAAGTTGTGGCACAGCAGCCCGGGTTCGGCGGGCTGAGCCGCGGTGGGTCAGGGGGTCGCGGCCCCGGAGACCGCCGTGTCGACGGAGGCGTACGTCACGCCGTGGTCGGCCAGGACCTCCGCGACGACCCCGCCGGTCGTGGTGAGGGCGAGCAGGATGTGCTCGTCGCCGATCTCCCGGTCCTTGCGGGCCAGTGCCACCCGGAGGGACTTCTCCAGGACGGTCTTGGCCTCCCGCGAGAAGGAGCGGCGGCCCGACCGCCATCCGGAGTCCTTGCGGTCGCCGGCCAGCGCGCCCTCGCCGTGGGTCTCCTCCACCCGCGCCACGATCGCGCCGACGTCGATGCCGAGGTCCGCCAGCGCCTCCTCGTCCGCCCGGGAGAGCCCCGCCCGGCGCCGGGCGTCGGTCAGCGCGGCCACCAGGGACGGCCGGCGGTCCGGCGGGCACAGGGTGCGCAGGGCCGTCGTCGCCCGGGTGCCCTCCCCGTCGAGCAGGGCGAGGAGCAGATGCTCCTGGGTGACGACCGTCGCGCCACCCCGCTCCGCGTGGTCGACCGCGCCCTTCACCACGGCGCGCGCGGCCTTCGTGAACCGTTCGAACATCACTGCCTCCCGTACTTCTTGTGGACGGCCTGTCGGCTGACACCCAGTTCGGTCGCGATCTCCTGCCACGACCATCCCTGGTTGCGCGCACTGCGCACCTGGACGGCTTCCAGCTGTTCGAGCAATCGCCTCAGGGCGGAGACGGCCCGTAGCCCGACCCGTGGGTCGCGGTCGCCCGCCCGTGCGGCGAGATCGGTCGCATCGGTCATGCCGTCAACTTACGTTGACAGGCCCCTCTCGTCAACCCTGGTTGACATCAAACGACTCGCACAAATATTCGAACATGCTCTAGGCTGAGAGAACGGGAGGGGGCGTTCAGGGACGAACAGGGACAGGAGGCGGAGGAGAGCGACATGATCCTCTGTGTACGGTTCCGGCTCGAACCCCCCGCTTTCGCGACGGGAGGGGCCGAGGCCCTGCTTCCCCCGCTGATCGACCTGCTCGCCGAGTTCACCCCCGTCGTCGAGGCGGCCCCACCCTGCGAGGCGCTCGCCGACGTACGCGGCGCGCTGCGCTACTTCGACCGGAGCCCGGCCGAGCTCGCCTCGGTGATCCGGGTCAGGGCGCTCGCCCTGTACGGCGTCGACTGCGTCATCGGTGCCGGGCCCAACCCGATGCTGGCCCGGATGGCCGCGAGCGAGGCCCGGCCCGGCGCCACCCTCGTCGTCGACGACCCCGCGGCCTTCCTGCGCGACCGGCCGGTCGTCGCGCTCGACGGCGTCGGCCGCGCCACCGCCCGCACCCTCTGCGGCTACGGACTCGACTCCGTCGGCCGCGTCGCCGACGCGCCGCTCGCCGTGCTCCAGCGGCTCGTCGGCGCGAAGACCGGCCGCGACCTGTGGGAGCGGGCCCGGGGCATCGACCGCACCCCCGTCGTCCCGCACGCGGCCTCCCGGTCGGTCGCGGCCGAACGTTCCTTCCCGCGCGACGAGACCGACCGGACGCAGCAGCGCCGGGCCCTCCTCTCGCTCGCCGAGGAACTGGGCACCCGGCTGCGCACGGAGGGGCAGGTGTGCCGCTCGCTCGCCGTCACCGTGCGGTACGCGGACCGGACCACGACCACCCGGAGCCGTACGCTGCCCGAACCCACCGCCCACTCGGCGGCGCTCATCGCCCTCGCGTACGCCGTCCACGACTCCTTCGGCCTCCAGCGGGCCCGGGTGCGGGGAATCGCCCTGCGCGCCGAGGGTCTCGCGGGCGCGGAGGGGGCGGCGCACCAGCTGTCCCTGGACCCGGCGGACGAGAAGGCCCGGCGGATCGAGGCGGTGGCGGACAAGGCACGGGCGAAATTCGGTCCGCGGGCGGTACTGCCGGGCTCACTGGCGGCCTGACGGCCCTTTCGCCGGGCTCTCGTGACGACACATCACTTTTTTACCGACGCGTAACTTCCCAGCCAAGCCTACTCGTGCGTAGCTTGGCTGAAGCGCATCCCCACCGCGCAATCCCCACCGCGACGCGTCACTACCTCGACCGTCGCACGTCACCACCGCGACGCGTCACTACCTCGACCGTCGCACGTCACCACCGCACACCCCCACTTGTGGTCCGGACCGCAGGGCACAGCACCCCCACCATCCCCTTGAGCCGCAAGGAGATCGCCCGATGCTGCCCTGGAAACACGCCGTCAGAGCCCTGTCCGTCCTGCTGCTGACCGCCGCCGCCACCCTCGCCCCGACCACCGCCGCCTCGGCCCGAACCGAGACCGTCGCCGCCACCAGCCGGGGCTGGAACGACTACTCCTGCAAGCCCTCCGCCGCGCACCCGCGGCCCGTCGTCCTCGTCCACGGGACCCTCGGGAACTCCGTCGACAACTGGCTCGCCCTCGCGCCGTACCTGGTCAACCGCGGTTACTGCGTCTTCTCGCTCGACTACGGCCAGCTGCCGAACGTGCCGTTCTTCCACGGTCTCGGGCCCATCGAGGCCTCCGCCGGCCAGCTCGACACCTACGTCGACCGGGTCCTCGCCGCCACCGGCGCCCCCGAGGCGGACATCGTCGGACACTCGCAGGGCGGCATGATGCCCCGCTGGTACCTCAAGTTCCTCGGCGGGGCCGAGAAGGTGAACGCGCTCGTCGGGATCGCCCCCGACAACCACGGCACCACCCTGCTCGGCCTCACCAAGCTCCTGCCGTACTTCCCCGGCGCCGAGGACCTCATCAAGGCCACCACCCCCGCGCTCGCCGACCAGATCGCCGGCTCGCCGTTCATCACCAAGCTCAACGAGGGCGGCGACACCGTGCCCGGGGTCCGCTACCACGTCATCGCGACCCAGTACGACCAGGTGGTCACCCCGTACCGCTCGCAGTTCCTGAGCGGCCCGAACGTCACCAACGTCCTCATCCAGGACAAGTGCGCGCTCGACCTGTCCGAGCACGTGGCGATCGGCACGGTGGACCGGGTCACCTTCCACGAGGTGGCGAATGCCCTCGACCCGGCCCACGCGACCCCGACCACCTGCCTCTCGGTGATCGGCTAGGCCCTCCGGCCCCGGTCCTAGCGCTGGGTACGCCGCCGGCGCGTCGACCCGAAGAGCACGGCCGCGCCGAGCGCGAGCACGGCGGCGCCACCGACCGCGAGATACGGGGTCGTGGCGTCGCCACCGGTCTCGGCCAGCTCCACACCGGAGTCCGAACCGGTCGCCGGAGCAGGCGCGTTGGGCGCGGCGGACGAGGCCTCGGCGGTCTCCGGTTCGGCGGCCGGGGCGGGCTGCGCCTCCTGGCCGGTCTCCTGGCTCGGCTCCTGGCTCGGCTCGGGTGCCGCGCCCGTCTGCTCCGCACCCGTGGAGGCGTCACCGTCCCCGTGCCCGCCGTGCTCGACCGAGGACTCGTCCTGACCGTCCTCGATCTGCTCGTCGCTCGGCGCGGAGGCGGTCGGCGCCGGGGCCGTACCGCCGCCGCTGTCCTTCCCGAACACCACGTCCGAGCAGGTGTAGAAGGCCTCGGGGGAGTCCGAGCGCTGCCAGATCGAGTAGATCAGGTGGCGGCCGGACTTCTTCGGCACCGTGCCCTGGAAGACGTAGTCGCCGCCCTCCATCCGCGGGTCGGTCACCGTGGCGAACGGCGTGTCCTCCAGGTCCGACCACGTCAGCGGCTTCGACGGGTCGTACCCGTCCTTCGTCACGTACAGCGCGAACGAGCCCCGGTGCGGCGCGGTCCCCTTGTAACGGAAGGTGTGCGCACCGGAGTTCATGCTGCTCGCCGGCCAGTCGGCCCGCGCGAGGTCGAGACCCCGGTACTTGTCGTTGGCCGCGCTGCACAGCTTGCCGTCCGGGATCAGCTCACGGTGCTTCCCGGCGGCGTCGGCGATGTTCACCGCGTTCCAGTCGTAGAACGCCTGCGCCCCGCTCGCCGCCACGGCCGCCTTGCAGGCCGCCGACTTCGGCGCCTCGGGCCCCTCCGCGTAACAGGCCGAGACCCGGCTCACCGGATCGGTCATCGACCCGTGCGCGAACGCGGGCGCGGACGCGAGCCCGATCCCGGAGAGAGCCAGAACCGCGGTGGCGGTGACGGCGGCGGTACGGCGAGAAGTCATGGGGGGACAGCTCCTTCACGAGGGTGAGGTGGGGGGTTGCCCAGAAAGCTAGCCGCCCGAATCCACCAAGAACCCGCTGGAGAGCCGGAGAGGACGATCCTTAGGGCCGCTTTAAGGAACGGCTAAGCGGCGGCTGAGGAAGCCCCGGCGCCGACGCCGTCAGCCCAGCCGCCGGTAGCGCCGCTCCGGCCGTCCCGTCCCCCCGTACCGCAGCGTGATCTCCGCTCGGCCCGTCTCCGCGAAGTACTCCAGATAGCGGCGGGCGCTCACCCGGGACAGGGAGCCGGCCTCCGCGCACTCCGTCGCCGACAGACCCTCCGGGTGGGCGCGGAGGACCGAGTCGACCAGGTCGGCCGTATGGGCTGCCAGGCCCTTCGGGAGTTCCCGGGAGCCGCGCGGGCGGGTGCCGAAGATCTGGTCGACGTCCTCCTGGCGGGCCTCGTCGAGTTCGTCGAGACGGCTGCGCAGCGAGGCCACGTGGCGGAGCTGCTCGTGCAGCGCCGCCTGGCTGAACGGCTTGATCAGATAGTGCAGCGCCCCCGCCCGCAGCGCCTCGCGGATCGTGCCCACGTCCCGCGCCGCCGTGATGAAGAGCGCGTCCATGCCCAGGCCCGCCGCCCGCAGCTCCCGCAGCACCTGGATGCCGTCCATGTCCGGCAGGAACACGTCGAGGAGCACCAGGTCGGGCCTGAGCCGCTCGGCCGCCCGCAGGGCGTCGGCGCCGCTGTGCGCGACCCCGGACACCGTGAAGCCCGCCACCGCCGACACATAGCGGCAGTGCAGCTTGGCGACCATGAAGTCGTCGTCCACCACCAGCACGTTCGTCACGACGACCCACGCTAGGTCCCGACCGCAACGACCACAACGTCCGTTGATTGCGGAAGAGAGACAGCTTCTTAACGCGAGGGCAACATGTGGGCCACCTCACACCCCCATTCCCCTTCTACCTGAGAGGCGGCACACGTGCGGTTGCGCACCCCCTTCGCCCTCCTCGGGGCCGCGCTCCTGGTGCTGGTGGGTCCGCCACTGCTCAGTCCCGGCAGCGGCTCCGACACCGGCACCCGGATACCCGGCCTGCGATTCATGGTCCCCAACACCCCCGGCGGCGGTTACGACATCACCGCCCGCACCGCCGCCAAGAACGCCGAGGAGGCGGACCTCACCGGCGACATCGAGGTCTTCAACCTGCCCGGCGCGGGCGGCACCGTCGGCCTCACCCGGCTCGTCGGCGAACGCGGCAACGGCCGGCTCGCCATGTCCATGGGCCTCGGCGTCGTCGGCGCCGTCCACACCAACGAGACCCCCAGAACCCTCGCGGACACCACCCCGATCGCCCGGCTCACCGAGGAGCAGGACATCGTCGTGGTCGGCAAGGACTCCCCGTACAGGACGATCGACGAGCTGCTCGCCGCCTGGAAGAAGAACCCCGGCAAGCTGCCCGTCGGCGGCGGCTCCTCGCCCGGCGGCCCCGACCACCTCGCCCCCATGCTGATGGCCCAGGCCGCGGGCATCGCCCCCAAGGACGTCAACTACGTCCCCTTCGACGGCGGCGGCGAACTCCTCGCCTCCATCCTCGGCGACAAGGTCGCCTTCGGCGTCTCCGGCGTCGGCGAGTACCTCGACCAGATCAAGGCCGGCGAACTGCGCCTGCTCGCCGTCACGGGACCGAAGCGCGTCCCCGGCCTCGACGCCCCCACCCTCCGCGAGGCGGGCCTCGACACCGAGTTCACCAACTGGCGCGGCATCGTCGCCCCGCCCGGCCTCTCCGACGCCGAGCGCGAGAAGCTCGTCACCCTGGTGACCGAACTCCACGACTCCCCGCAGTGGCGCGAGTCGCTGAAGACCCACGGCTGGAACGACGCCTTCCTGCCCGGCGAGGAGTTCGGCACCTTCCTCGCCGAGCAGGACCGCCGCGTCGGCTCCGTACTGAAGGAGCTCGGCCTGTGAACGAGAAGAAGCCCACCCCCAGGGCCTGGCTGCGCGAGCGGTCCGAACTCGGCGTCGGCGTCCTGCTGTTCGTCCTCGGCGTGCTCGTCCTCACCGACGCCCTCACCCTCGACGCCGACCTCGCCGGCCGCGGCCCCGTCGGTCCCGCCACCGTCCCCCTCGTCGTCGGCTGCGGACTGCTCGTCGTCGCCGTCCTCCTCTCCGTCGACGTCCTGCGCGGCGGCCGCGGCGAGGCCGAGGCCGGTGAGGACGTCGACCTGACCGAGCCCGCCGACTGGCGCACGGTCCTGCTCCTCGCCGGCGTCTTCCTCGCCTTCGCCGTCCTCATCGGCCCCGTCGGCTTCCCCGTCGCCGGAGCGCTCCTCTTCTGGGGCGCGGCGTACGCCCTCGGCAGCCGCCACCTCCACCGCGACCCGCTGATCGCAGCCGTCCTCTCGCTCCTGACCTACGCCGTCTTCGACAAGCTGCTCGGCGTCCCGCTGCCCGGCGGTCCGCTGATGGGAGTGATCTGACCCATGGATTCCCTGAACTCCCTCATCGACGGCTTCGGCACCGCCCTCACCCCGATGAACCTGCTCTGGGCCGCCCTCGGCGTGCTCCTCGGCACCGCCATCGGCGTCCTGCCCGGCATCGGCCCCGCCATGGCCGTGGCCCTGCTGCTGCCGGTGACGTACGGCCTCGAACCGACCGGCGCGTTCATCATGTTCGCCGGCATCTACTACGGCGCCATGTTCGGCGGCTCCACGACCTCGATCCTCCTCAACACCCCCGGGGAGAGCGCGGCCGTCGTGGCCGCGATCGAGGGCAACCCGATGGCCAAGGCGGGCCGGGGCGCGCAGGCGCTCGCCGCGGCCGCCATCGGTCACTTCGCCGGCGGCATGATCGGCACGATCCTGCTC is a window encoding:
- a CDS encoding S1 family peptidase — its product is MRTTPTRTVRLLAVAAGLAAAAALAAPTASAGTADTAQSPRTFDAAALSATGDAVLAADVAGTAWHVDTATGKLVVTADSTVSPAEIAKIKRQAGANADAIRVERTPGKFSKLISGGDAIYATSWRCSLGFNVKDSAGNFYFLTAGHCTDGAGSWYSNSSRTTVLGSTSGSSFPTNDYGIVRYTNSNVTKSGTVGNVDITSAANATVGMSVTRRGSTTGTHSGSVTGLNATVNYGGGDIVYGMIRTNVCAEPGDSGGPLYSGSRAIGLTSGGSGNCSSGGTTFFQPVTEALSAYGVSVF
- a CDS encoding DUF3533 domain-containing protein, coding for MSLVDELKSAVTPRAALLVVGVFALQLLFITSYVGALHHPKPRDVPFGVVAPQQVSAQLVGQLDQLPGAPLDPRTVADEATARNQILNRDIDGALVVDPTGRTDTLLVASGGGTVLSSALETILTRVEGTQQRTVRTVDVAPASAEDFDGLSAFYLVVGWCVGGYICAAILAISAGSRPANRERAIIRLGVLAIYSVLGGLGGAVIVGPVLGALPGSVAALWGLGTLVVFAVGAATLALQAVFGIVGIGLAILLIVVAGNPSAGGAFPLPMLPPFWNAIGPALPPGAGTWAARSIAYFKGNDMTGSMLVLSAWAVVGVVVTLVMSSLKRKPESEPIAEEVETASGARTL
- the dnaE gene encoding DNA polymerase III subunit alpha, which produces MPGFTHLHTTSGYSLRYGASHPERLAARAAERGMDALALTDRDTLAGTIRFAKACAKAGIRPLFGVDLAYEPTAPGPGPGRSGPGEGKARASASGGTRDLGRVSDGGPQDIRTAPGNAQDTRRVPDRGPQDIRRVPIRGGAFVDESAPRALFLARSRTGWASLCAMITAAHAGGGERPLLPWSALCDDDVFVLLGPDSDVGRALAAGRPDRAVRLLAPWRERYGDALRLAAVDHGRSGTGPGSLRLAARTVGFAAEQGVRPVLSNAVRYADPGQGPVADVLDSARRLVPVDPRKELDSGQAWLKGTDGPDGMLAAAERIVEAAGFRRDTAHRLLEQTATVAAACLVDPEDDLGIGSAHFPEPHLVGAEHRTAQRVLTSRAAAGMILKGYEKRGAYWDRMHRELDVIAHHRFAPYFLTVAQVVDDVRQMGIRVAARGSGAGSLVNHLLGIAHADPVEHGLLMERFLSKRRTALPDIDIDVESARRLEVYRAIIDRFGTARVATVSMPETYRVRHAVRDVGAALSLDPAEIDRIAKAFPHIRARDALAALDELPELRELAEESRREGGKYGRLWELVEALDALPRGTAMHPCGVLLSDASLLARTPVVPTSGEGFPMSQFDKEDVEDLGLLKLDVLGVRMQSAMAHAVAEVERATGNRPDIDAVPEGDPETYRLIRSTETLGCFQIESPGQRDLVGRLQPATFHDLVVDISLFRPGPVAADMVRPFIEARHGRAPVRYPHPDLEETLRETYGVVVFHEQIIEIVRIMTGCGRDEADQVRRGLSDPESQGRIKLWFARQASARGYADEVVARTWEIVAAFGSYGFCKAHAVAFAVPTYQSAWLKAHHPAAFYAGLLTHDPGMYPKRLLLADARRRGVPVLPLDVNRSAVAHRIELVSESSDSPPATRWGLRLGLTDVHGISEAESARIEAGQPYASLLDFWERARPRTPVAERLAQVGALDAFGANRRDLLLHLTELRRIQRGAASHGGQLPLAQGGKTAPIGLPDLDETERLSAELGILGMDASRHLMGDHHAFLRELGVVSAQRLRETPHGRTVLVAGAKAATQTPPIRSGKRVIFTTLDDGTGLVDLAFFDDAHERCAHTVFHSWLLLVRGVVQRRGPRSVSVVGAAAWNLAELVELRASGGLDAVGDLLAEPDPAAPAVLAGGNGDSGRRITMSTGYEMNPWADLEPAGEGAPNGRKLWHSSPGSAG
- a CDS encoding Clp protease N-terminal domain-containing protein, with the translated sequence MFERFTKAARAVVKGAVDHAERGGATVVTQEHLLLALLDGEGTRATTALRTLCPPDRRPSLVAALTDARRRAGLSRADEEALADLGIDVGAIVARVEETHGEGALAGDRKDSGWRSGRRSFSREAKTVLEKSLRVALARKDREIGDEHILLALTTTGGVVAEVLADHGVTYASVDTAVSGAATP
- a CDS encoding HTH domain-containing protein, with the protein product MTDATDLAARAGDRDPRVGLRAVSALRRLLEQLEAVQVRSARNQGWSWQEIATELGVSRQAVHKKYGRQ
- a CDS encoding alpha/beta fold hydrolase; translated protein: MLPWKHAVRALSVLLLTAAATLAPTTAASARTETVAATSRGWNDYSCKPSAAHPRPVVLVHGTLGNSVDNWLALAPYLVNRGYCVFSLDYGQLPNVPFFHGLGPIEASAGQLDTYVDRVLAATGAPEADIVGHSQGGMMPRWYLKFLGGAEKVNALVGIAPDNHGTTLLGLTKLLPYFPGAEDLIKATTPALADQIAGSPFITKLNEGGDTVPGVRYHVIATQYDQVVTPYRSQFLSGPNVTNVLIQDKCALDLSEHVAIGTVDRVTFHEVANALDPAHATPTTCLSVIG
- a CDS encoding lytic polysaccharide monooxygenase; this encodes MTSRRTAAVTATAVLALSGIGLASAPAFAHGSMTDPVSRVSACYAEGPEAPKSAACKAAVAASGAQAFYDWNAVNIADAAGKHRELIPDGKLCSAANDKYRGLDLARADWPASSMNSGAHTFRYKGTAPHRGSFALYVTKDGYDPSKPLTWSDLEDTPFATVTDPRMEGGDYVFQGTVPKKSGRHLIYSIWQRSDSPEAFYTCSDVVFGKDSGGGTAPAPTASAPSDEQIEDGQDESSVEHGGHGDGDASTGAEQTGAAPEPSQEPSQETGQEAQPAPAAEPETAEASSAAPNAPAPATGSDSGVELAETGGDATTPYLAVGGAAVLALGAAVLFGSTRRRRTQR